Proteins found in one archaeon genomic segment:
- a CDS encoding VTT domain-containing protein — translation MSDLVTLLYDLSLSYGYLGVFLASLAGSVIPFLPVPYLIVVILLSGTLDPFALGVVAGIGGALGKATSYFLGRSGYLISGKGTQKNLEFLGRFIGRYGDLGVFLFAVTPLPDDIYLVPLGMVKFPFWRFMAVNTLGKVILSVAVAYFGQAYFQLAGSTLGPSSLGPTILVIVLTVVVTVLLARADWELAYRKYKSGGLREVLLGTLAILRISGRSETAP, via the coding sequence GTGTCCGACCTGGTCACCCTTCTCTACGACCTTTCGCTCTCCTACGGCTACCTGGGAGTCTTCCTAGCTTCTCTCGCGGGTAGCGTGATCCCCTTCCTCCCCGTCCCCTACCTGATCGTAGTCATCCTCCTCAGCGGGACCCTCGACCCCTTCGCCCTCGGTGTGGTCGCTGGGATAGGAGGGGCGCTCGGCAAGGCCACTTCCTACTTCCTCGGCAGGTCGGGATACCTGATCTCTGGAAAGGGGACCCAGAAGAACCTCGAATTCCTCGGCCGCTTCATCGGGAGGTACGGCGACCTGGGCGTCTTCCTCTTCGCCGTGACCCCCCTCCCAGACGACATCTACCTGGTGCCCCTGGGCATGGTCAAGTTCCCCTTCTGGCGCTTCATGGCAGTCAACACCCTCGGCAAGGTGATCCTCTCCGTGGCGGTCGCGTACTTCGGCCAGGCCTACTTCCAGCTCGCCGGCTCCACCCTCGGCCCAAGTTCGTTGGGCCCCACAATACTCGTGATCGTGCTCACCGTGGTCGTCACCGTCCTCCTCGCGAGAGCCGACTGGGAGCTCGCCTACAGGAAGTACAAGTCGGGCGGCCTCAGGGAAGTCCTCCTCGGGACCCTGGCCATCCTCAGGATAAGCGGACGCTCAGAAACCGCACCCTAG